CGCCGTCTGCACCTACTTGATCGGCTACCGCTTCTACTCCAAGGTCATTGAAAAGTACCTGATCAAGCCCAATGACAAGCGGGCTACCCCGGCCGAATACAAGGCCGACGGCAAAGACTACGTCCGCACAGACCGCAACGTCCTCTTCGGCCACCACTTTGCCGCTATCGCCGGCGCAGGACCCTTGGTGGGTCCCATCCTGGCAGCCCAGATGGGTTACCTGCCCGGCACCATCTGGATCATCGTCGGCGTCGTGCTCGCCGGTGCCGTCCAGGACTACCTTGTCCTGTTCTTCTCCATGCGACGCGGCGGGCGCTCCCTGGGTCAGATGGCCCGCGAGGAGCTCGGCCTGATCGGCGGCACGGCCGCACTGATCGCCACGCTGCTGATCATGATCATCATCGTGGCCATCCTGGCGCTCGTCGTGGTCAACGCACTGGGCGAATCGCCGTGGGGAGTGTTCTCCGTGTCGATGACCATTCCGATCGCACTGTTCATGGGCGTGTACCTGCGCTACCTGCGCCCGGGCAGGATCATGGAAGTGTCCCTGATCGGCGTGGTCCTGTTGTTGGCCGCCATCGTGGGCGGCGGCATGGTTGCGGCCACCGAATGGGGCTCGGCAACCTTCCACCTGGACCGCACCACGCTCGCCTGGGCCATCATCGTCTATGGCTTCATGGCCGCCATCCTGCCGGTTTGGCTGCTGCTGGCCCCGCGCGACTACCTCTCCACGTTCATGAAGATCGGCACCATCGTCATGTTGGCCGGCTCCATCGTTCTGGTCCGCCCCACCATCAACGTCCCGGCTTTCAGTGAATTTGCCGGCCGCTCGGACGGCCCGGTGTTCTCCGGATCCCTGTTCCCGTTCCTGTTCGTGACCATCGCGTGCGGCGCGCTCTCAGGCTTCCACGCCCTGATCGCCTCCGGCACCACGCCCAAGCTGATTGAAAAGGAACGCCAGGCCCGCTACATCGGTTATGGCGGCATGCTCATGGAGTCCTTCGTGGCGATCATGGCACTGGTCGCCGCGCTCTCCATTGACCGTGGCATCTACTTCGCCATGAACTCCTCCGGCGGAGCCACCGGCGGCACCATTGAGGGGGCCGCGGCGTTTGTGAACTCGTTGGGGCTGACCGGTGTGCATGTTGACCCGGCCACGCTCGCCCAAACCGCGGCCGACGTCGGCGAGAAATCCATCGTCTCGCGCACCGGCGGCGCGCCCACCCTCGCCGTGGGCCTAGCCCACATCATGCAGCAGGTGGCCGGCGGCAAGGCCATGATGAGCTTCTGGTACCACTTCGCCATCATGTTCGAGGCCTTGTTCATCCTCACCGCGGTCGACGCCGGCACGCGCGTGGCCCGTTTCATGCTGCAGGATTCCATCGGCAACTTCATCCCCAAGTTCAAGGACACCTCCTGGCGCACGGGCTCGTGGATCACCACGGGCATCATGGTGGCTGGTTGGGGCGCGATCTTGATCATGGGAGTGACCGACCCCCTGGGCGGTATCAACACGCTGTTCCCGCTGTTCGGCATCGCCAACCAGCTCTTGGCCGCTATCGCCCTGGCCGTCTGCCTGGTGATCGTTTCCAAGAACACTCACGTAAAGTACCTGTGGATCGTGGCGCTGCCCCTGGTCTTCGTCACAGTGGTCACCGTGGTGGCCTCCTTCCAGAAGATTTTCTCGACCGTGCCGGCAGTAGGCTACTGGGCTCAACACCATGCGTTCAAGGCGGCATTGGCCGACGGCAAGAGCAGCTTCGGCAATGCAAAGACCGTCGAAGCCATGGAGGCCGTGGTGCGCAACACCGTCGTCCAGGGCACCTTGTCCATCATCTTTGTGGCGCTCTCACTGATCGTTATTACGACGGCGGTCCTTGTCGCCATCCGCTCCATCAGGGCTGGCGGGGGACCCAGCAAGGAGGACCCGGCCGTCGCCTCAAAGATCTTCGCGCCGGCTTCCGTGGTTGCCACGGCCGCTGAAAAGGCGATCCTGAAGGAATGGGCCGATTCCGGCAAGGAAACCGTCAGGTCCGGGCACTAGGCGTGGACGGGCAGCCCATGAACCTGCTGCGCAGTGCGGGCCGCGGACTGGGGTCGGTCAATAGCTTCCTCAAGGGCGTCCTGGGGGAGGACTCGTATGAGAAGTACCTTGACCACCACCGGGCCACCAACTGCGCAACGGAGCCCATGACGGTCAAGGAATTCTGGCGCGAGAAAACCGACCGCCAGGACGCGAACCCGGAAGGGCGCTGCTGCTAGCGCGTCGTCTGCCCGGTATCCACAATGCAGTTCTTGTACCAAAACCCCACAGATCGGGGAGGGAGGGGTCAGGGACGGAACAGGGGCCTCCGTGAGAGACTTTCATTATGACTGACAAGGCGCACACCCCGGCCAACGGTTTGGTTGCTGAGGGGAAGATCATGGACGACGTCGAGCCCACCCCTGGCAGCGAAGCAACGGGCTCGCCGGCCGCCGGCGCTCAGGAGGGACCACCCAAGGGCCCCGTCAGCGTTTCCGACATGGTGGACCAACCTGCCAAGGTGATGCGCATTGGCACCATGGTCAAGCAGCTGCTTGATGAGGTGAAGAGCGCCCCGCTCGATGATGCGGCGCGGGCTCGCCTTGCCGAAATCCATGAGCGTTCCATCGCTGAACTCGAAGACGGCCTGTCCCCGGAGCTCGTGGACGAACTTCACCGGCTGAGCCTGCCGTTCAACGAAAGCTCCGCCCCCTCGGATGCCGAGCTGCGCATTGCCCAGGCCCAACTGGTGGGCTGGCTGGAAGGCCTTTTCCACGGCATCCAGACGGCGCTGGCGGCCCAGGCCATGGCGAACCAGCAGCTCGCCGCCAAGCTGGCGATGCACCAGCTACCGCCCGGAACCATGATCGCACCGGGCGTGGTGGTGGGTGAAAATGGTGAGCCGCGCCGGGCCGCCATGGGACAGTCGGGCGGGGCCGGGCGTGAGCCGGGCCATCCCGAATCCGGCGGCCCCGGCCAGTACCTCTAACCGGGGTGGGAATTATGCTCAAGGGACTTTTTGGCGCCAACCGCCAGGGCCGGCGGGACGACGCCGAGCTGGGCAAGGGTGTGTGGCGCCGCGCCCACGACAGGTTCCGCCGCGGCCTGGACAGGTTCCACCAGATGCTTGAAGGTCTCGAGGCGGACGCCATGGCGCTCGTCCAAGACGCTACGGCGCCCGTCCAAGGTGCCACGGCATCCGCCCAAGAGACCCGGAACGCCAGGGACAACTACGCCCGGCTGGTCCCGGTGGCCAACTCCCTGGCAGACCTGCTGCCCGAGGTTCGCAGGATTGCCGCCAGGGCCCAGTCGCTGGCCCCAAGTGAGGGCATGGATATCCCCTTCGGTGCCGGTGGCTACCTCAACGACGTCCACCGGGAACTTTCGCGGGCCGGAAATGCGCTGGCCACGGCGGCCGAGTCGGTGGCCATGCTGCGCCTGGGGGCAGGGGACATGGCCGCCGTCGAACGCCGGTCCGGGACTGTCCACCAACACGTCAACCGAGCCAGAGAACTTCTGGAAAAGAATCACGCCGTCGGCAAGTAGCGGGCGGAAAATGTCCGCGGAGTGCGCGCGAGAGCTGCCTCACATTATGTAGGGAATTAGGGCAGCCTCACCTATTGTATGATTACGTACAGCAAATGTTCGCTAATTAGTTATCTGCCGAAAGGCCCCCCTTGAAGACTTGGCTCAATAAGTCCGCGCTCAGCAAAGGCGCTGTCACCGCGCTGGCCAGTATTTCCATTTTCACCCTGGCGGCCTGCAGCGGCGGCACCGCTCCCACAGCTTCCGACGGCGCCGCAGGATCAGCCACGGATGCCATCACCGTCTACAACGCTCAGCACGACACTCTGACCCAGGCCTGGGCCGACGCCTTCACCAAGGAGACCGGTATCAAGGTCACCCTGCGTCAGGGCGACGATTCCGAACTCAGCAACCAGATTGTCCAGGAAGGGGCAAAGTCGCCCGCCGACGTTTTCCTGACCGAGAACTCACCTGCCATGACGCAGGTGGAGAACGCTGGCCTGTTCGCGGACACCAGCGCCAAGATCCAAGAGCAGGTGCCCGCGGAATACCGCCCCTCCACCAACAAGTGGACGGGCATCGCCGCCCGCAGCACCGTCTTCGCCTACGACAAGACCAAGCTGACCGAGGCGCAACTGCCCAAGTCCATCATGGACCTGGCTGATCCGGCCTGGAAGGGCCGCTGGGCCGCCTCCCCTTCGGGTGCCGACTTCCAGGCCATCGTCTCGGCCATGCTCGAGCTCAAGGGCGAGGCTGCGACGCTGTCTTGGCTGGAGTCCATGAAGGAAAACTCCAAAGCGTACAAGGGCAACAGCACGGCCATGAAGGCTGTCAACGCCGGCGAGGTTGAGGGCGCCGTCATCTACCATTACTACTGGTTCGGCGACCAGGCCAAGACCGGGGAAAACTCCAAGAACGTGGCCCTGGAGTACTTCAAGAGCCAGGATCCGGGCGCGTTCGTGTCCATCTCCGGTGGTGGCGTACTGGCCTCCAGCAAGCACCAGGACAACGCGCAAAAGTTCCTGGAGTTCATCACAGGCAAGGCCGGACAGACAGTCCTGCAAACGGGCACGTCCTTTGAATACCCCGTGGCCTCCGATGTAGCTCCCAATGCGAAGCTGACCCCGCTGTCCGAGTTGCAGGCGCCCAAGATCGACCCGGCCAAGCTGAACTCGGCCAAGGTCACCGAGCTGATGACACAGGCCGGTCTACTCTAGTACTGATGTCACAAGCGAAAAGTACGGCGGCGGCACAGCCGCGCAAGCGATTCCCAGGTAAGACCGGGGGCCGGGGCAGGCGCTCCGGCCCTTGGGCTGTCGTCGTGTTATGCCTGTTGATCGCCATGTTTTCCCTGCTGCCGCTGGGGTATGTGGGGGTCATGACCGCCGACGCCGGGTGGGACACCATTGAGAAACTGGTGTTCCGCCCGCGCGTGGGCGAATTGTTGTTTAACACCGTCGCCCTGGTGGTGGTCACCGTCCCGATCTGCGTCGTGCTTGGCATCGGCGGGGCATGGTTGGTGGAGCGGACCCGGCTGCGCGCCCACAAAGTGTGGGCAGTGCTGCTGGCGGCGCCCTTGGCCATCCCTGCGTTTGTGAACAGCTATGCGTGGGTCAGCGCCATCCCGTCACTGGGCGGGCTGTTTGGCGGGGTGTTGATCTCCGTGCTCTCGTATTTTCCGTTGGTGTACATTCCTGTGGCCGCCGTCCTGAGCAGGATGGATCCGGCATTGGAGCAGTCCGGTTCAGCCCTGGGCCTGGGGCCGTGGCGGGTGTTCTTCCGGGTGGTGCTGCCACAGCTGCGGCTGGCCGCCGCCGGCGGGGCACTGCTGGTGTCATTGCACCTGCTGGCCGAGTACGGGGCCTTCGCCATGATCGCGTTTGACACTTTCACCACCGCAATCTATGACCAGTTCCGTTCCACGTTCAACGGTGCGGCAGCCAACATGCTCGCCAGCGTTCTGGTGCTCCTTTGCCTGTTGTTGCTCCTGGGGGAGTCCAAGGCCCGCGGCAATGCCCGGTACGCGCGGGTGGGGGCCGGGGCGCAGGCGAATCCCAGCCGCCTTGCTTTGGGTGGTTTCCAAGCACCGGCACAGCTTGGCCTGGCGGCGCTCAGCGTGCTGGCGCTGGGTGTGCCGCTGTTCCATGTGGGGCGCTGGCTGGTGGCCGGCGGCGCCGAGATCTGGACCAGGGACGCCTTGGCCACGTCGTTGTTGCAAACCCTCGGCTATGGTCTGGCCGGCGCCCTCGTCACCACCATTTTGGCGTTTCCGCTGGCGTTTCTGGTGATTCGACACCCAGGCCCGGTGAGCAAGCTACTCGAGGGGGCCAACTACATTTCCAGCTCCATGCCCGGCATTGTGGTGGCCCTGGCGCTGGTGACCATCACCATCCATTACGTGCCCGGGGTCTACCAGACAGCCGTCGTGCTGGTGGCAGCCTATGCCCTGCTGTTCATGCCAAGGGCGTTGGTGAACTTGCGGGCCGGGCTTGCCCAAGCGCCTAGGGAACTCGACGAGGCCGCCCAGGCGCTGGGCAAACCGCCGCTTGTGGCGTTCTTCAAGGTCACCCTTCGGCTCACCGCCCCGGCAGCGGCCGGCGGGGCTGCGCTGGTGTTTTTGGGTATCGTGAACGAGCTGACGGCAACGCTGCTGTTGGCACCCAATGGCACCCGGACCCTAGCCACTGAATTTTGGACGCTCAGCAGCGAAATTGACTACACGGGCGCGGCCCCCTACGCGTTGTTGATGATCCTGCTCTCGGCACCCATGACGTACTTGCTCTTTGCCCAATCCAAGAAAGTAGCTGGACAGTGACACTTCCCCCGAGGGGCTCCGAGGCCGCTCCCGCCCAGCCTGCATTCACGCACGACGCCGGGCACGTCACCGACCACTTGCGGGTCACCGGCGTGCGGAAATCGTTCGGCGGCACCGAGGTCCTGAAGGGTGTTGACCTGACGGTGGCACAGGGGCGCACCACTGCCATTGTGGGGGCCTCCGGCTCCGGCAAGACGACTTTGCTGCGGCTGATCGCCGGCTTTGAGGCGCCCGATGACGGCAGTGTCAGTCTCGACGGGGTCACCGTGGCCGGGCCGCAGACGTGGGTGCCTGCGCACAAACGCAGTGTGGGTTATGTGGCCCAGGACGGGGCCCTTTTCCCCCATTTGAGCGTGGGACAAAACATCGAGTTCGGCTTGCCCGTGCGCGGGCGCGCCGCAGCCTCGCGGGTGGCGGAGCTGCTG
This region of Arthrobacter alpinus genomic DNA includes:
- a CDS encoding carbon starvation CstA family protein; its protein translation is MTMSSSKAADPADLLIQDPELPPVAVDVEKDEEAHKWTPLKIAIWSAIALLGGVAWVVLAVVRGETVNAIWFVFAAVCTYLIGYRFYSKVIEKYLIKPNDKRATPAEYKADGKDYVRTDRNVLFGHHFAAIAGAGPLVGPILAAQMGYLPGTIWIIVGVVLAGAVQDYLVLFFSMRRGGRSLGQMAREELGLIGGTAALIATLLIMIIIVAILALVVVNALGESPWGVFSVSMTIPIALFMGVYLRYLRPGRIMEVSLIGVVLLLAAIVGGGMVAATEWGSATFHLDRTTLAWAIIVYGFMAAILPVWLLLAPRDYLSTFMKIGTIVMLAGSIVLVRPTINVPAFSEFAGRSDGPVFSGSLFPFLFVTIACGALSGFHALIASGTTPKLIEKERQARYIGYGGMLMESFVAIMALVAALSIDRGIYFAMNSSGGATGGTIEGAAAFVNSLGLTGVHVDPATLAQTAADVGEKSIVSRTGGAPTLAVGLAHIMQQVAGGKAMMSFWYHFAIMFEALFILTAVDAGTRVARFMLQDSIGNFIPKFKDTSWRTGSWITTGIMVAGWGAILIMGVTDPLGGINTLFPLFGIANQLLAAIALAVCLVIVSKNTHVKYLWIVALPLVFVTVVTVVASFQKIFSTVPAVGYWAQHHAFKAALADGKSSFGNAKTVEAMEAVVRNTVVQGTLSIIFVALSLIVITTAVLVAIRSIRAGGGPSKEDPAVASKIFAPASVVATAAEKAILKEWADSGKETVRSGH
- a CDS encoding YbdD/YjiX family protein — translated: MNLLRSAGRGLGSVNSFLKGVLGEDSYEKYLDHHRATNCATEPMTVKEFWREKTDRQDANPEGRCC
- a CDS encoding bacterial proteasome activator family protein, which translates into the protein MTDKAHTPANGLVAEGKIMDDVEPTPGSEATGSPAAGAQEGPPKGPVSVSDMVDQPAKVMRIGTMVKQLLDEVKSAPLDDAARARLAEIHERSIAELEDGLSPELVDELHRLSLPFNESSAPSDAELRIAQAQLVGWLEGLFHGIQTALAAQAMANQQLAAKLAMHQLPPGTMIAPGVVVGENGEPRRAAMGQSGGAGREPGHPESGGPGQYL
- a CDS encoding iron ABC transporter substrate-binding protein, translating into MASISIFTLAACSGGTAPTASDGAAGSATDAITVYNAQHDTLTQAWADAFTKETGIKVTLRQGDDSELSNQIVQEGAKSPADVFLTENSPAMTQVENAGLFADTSAKIQEQVPAEYRPSTNKWTGIAARSTVFAYDKTKLTEAQLPKSIMDLADPAWKGRWAASPSGADFQAIVSAMLELKGEAATLSWLESMKENSKAYKGNSTAMKAVNAGEVEGAVIYHYYWFGDQAKTGENSKNVALEYFKSQDPGAFVSISGGGVLASSKHQDNAQKFLEFITGKAGQTVLQTGTSFEYPVASDVAPNAKLTPLSELQAPKIDPAKLNSAKVTELMTQAGLL
- a CDS encoding ABC transporter permease, with the translated sequence MSQAKSTAAAQPRKRFPGKTGGRGRRSGPWAVVVLCLLIAMFSLLPLGYVGVMTADAGWDTIEKLVFRPRVGELLFNTVALVVVTVPICVVLGIGGAWLVERTRLRAHKVWAVLLAAPLAIPAFVNSYAWVSAIPSLGGLFGGVLISVLSYFPLVYIPVAAVLSRMDPALEQSGSALGLGPWRVFFRVVLPQLRLAAAGGALLVSLHLLAEYGAFAMIAFDTFTTAIYDQFRSTFNGAAANMLASVLVLLCLLLLLGESKARGNARYARVGAGAQANPSRLALGGFQAPAQLGLAALSVLALGVPLFHVGRWLVAGGAEIWTRDALATSLLQTLGYGLAGALVTTILAFPLAFLVIRHPGPVSKLLEGANYISSSMPGIVVALALVTITIHYVPGVYQTAVVLVAAYALLFMPRALVNLRAGLAQAPRELDEAAQALGKPPLVAFFKVTLRLTAPAAAGGAALVFLGIVNELTATLLLAPNGTRTLATEFWTLSSEIDYTGAAPYALLMILLSAPMTYLLFAQSKKVAGQ